The Fibrobacter sp. UWP2 genome includes a window with the following:
- a CDS encoding N-formylglutamate amidohydrolase — translation MHKQRPYKAAAVQGKDFIVVTCEHASNAVPAAFRKYFKSAAAKAALKTHRGYDIGALRVYRRLVSHLHPDFCSEGTFTRLLADLNRSLGNKNFFSEFTRDATTADKERIAALWHGHRDPIQEFVAQVLRHPKSAAAKTGKTRVIHIAIHSFTPILNGETRNTEIGLLYDPKRPAERTFVQNLRSQILRAFQDRTPQKPRVRFNYPYTGYSDGLTTSLRKEFGEKYLGIEVEINQKLFK, via the coding sequence ATGCATAAACAACGTCCCTACAAAGCCGCGGCAGTCCAAGGCAAAGACTTTATTGTCGTTACCTGCGAGCATGCGAGCAACGCTGTGCCCGCGGCTTTCCGCAAATACTTCAAAAGCGCCGCCGCCAAGGCCGCCCTCAAAACCCACCGCGGTTATGACATCGGCGCCTTGCGCGTCTACCGCCGCCTCGTCAGCCACCTCCATCCGGACTTTTGCAGCGAAGGCACATTCACGCGCCTCCTCGCCGACCTAAACCGAAGCCTCGGCAACAAGAATTTTTTTTCGGAATTCACACGCGACGCCACCACCGCCGACAAGGAGAGGATTGCCGCCCTTTGGCATGGCCACCGGGACCCCATACAAGAATTTGTGGCACAAGTTTTACGGCACCCCAAAAGCGCCGCAGCAAAAACGGGAAAAACCCGCGTCATCCACATCGCCATCCACAGCTTTACGCCGATACTGAACGGCGAAACCCGCAATACCGAAATCGGGCTGCTATACGACCCCAAACGCCCTGCAGAACGAACCTTTGTACAAAACCTGCGAAGTCAAATACTGAGGGCGTTCCAAGACCGCACCCCCCAAAAACCAAGAGTCCGTTTCAACTACCCCTACACGGGCTACTCCGACGGCCTCACGACTAGCCTACGCAAAGAGTTCGGCGAAAAATACCTCGGCATCGAAGTCGAGATCAACCAAAAACTTTTCAAATAA